DNA sequence from the Pedobacter sp. W3I1 genome:
TGGCTACAAAAATTGTGCTTCGTACCTCAAATACCATGCAATTGGAAGATCAGGGCAATTCTAAAGAAAGGATTGAGAAGGCTATAAAAGAAAGGACTGAAGAAATTAAAAACGAAATGCCTAAAATTTTATGGGATTAGATTTGAACTATATTGATGGGCAAACCCCTTTGGATGAAGAAGAAAAGGAAGGTTTGCTCATTTCTACTATTGCAACCAGAGAAGAACTTGATGAATTTGAACAACAACATATCGAAGAAGCTATAAAATGGACGCTAGGCAAGAAGTTCAAACCTGAAAAATTATTAACTGAGGCCTTTATTAAAGATATACATAAACGGATGTATAAAGATATTTGGAAATGGGCAGGAGCATTCCGCAAAACAAATAAAAATATAGGCGTAGATAGATGGCAGGTTGCTGTTGAATTAAAGAGTTTATTGGAAGATACTAGGTTCTGGATTGAAAATAATACTTTTTCTCCTGATGAAATAGCCATCCGCTTTAAACATCGGATAGTAAGCATTCATTGTTTTTCTAATGGGAATGGTCGGCATAGTAGGTTATTGGCAGATATTATTGTTGAAAAACTATTTCATGGGGCAGTGTTCACCTGGGGAGCAGAAAATCTTTCGAAAGAAAGTGAGAATAGAAGAGGGTATCTTGATTCATTGAAACTGGCAGACAAGGGCGATTACAGTGGACTTCTTTTGTTTGCACGATCGTAACAGATCTGTATATTCATCAATCCATTTATTTTCTTTAGGTAAACAATGATTATTCGACTACTTTTGCATCCTTAAGTTTTGATTACAGCATGCCGAAATTTATTTTATTTTTGTTCGCGTTTGTATGGTCTGCTAATTTTCTATTAGCACAGGAAATTCCTGTTCAAACAGATAGCGTAGCTGTAAATCAATATCAGTATCGAAGATACCGGCCCGATTCGGCAACACTTGCCAGGCAGAAATTTTCAACCGATTCGCTTGTTCATCACACCTGGGTGCTGCCAGATAGTTTAATTAATAAAGGGGCGCTACTTGATACCATCGAAAAGGAATACCTTTTTCCTAAACTTGATTTGCTGGCCTGGCAAAAGAAATACCAGCACTTAAAGAAAAAGGCAAATCCTTATCAACTGGGCACAAAAATTCCAAAAGGTAATGTTGGTTTGCTGGGATTTATTTTTGGTATGCTCATCATCTTTGCGATTCTAAAAAATGCTTTTTCTAAACAATTATCGGCAATTGTACAATCGTTTTTTAGCAATAGGGTTTTAAACAATATTAACAAAGAAGATAACCTGTTTAGTTCGTGGCCATTTTTATTGCTTTTTGTGCAGTTTGGTTTCGTTTTTGGGATGTTCTTTTTTCTGGTTGCCCAGTGGAATGATATGTATCAGGCTAAAGATGGGTTTAAGTTCTTCTTTAGTATATCCATCACTATAATTGTTTTTTATGCCCTCAAATTGGTTCTTTTACGCTTTTTGGGGTACCTGTTTAATGTGCAAAAGCCAGTGGGCGAATACATCTCAATTTTGTACCTCAGCTACTTCAATGCATCGCTATTGTTTATTCCTTTAGTGGTTGCTTTTGCCCTATCACCACTTAAATATGGCGCGGTTTATATTGTGTTGGCATTCTTGTTGTTAGGCATCATTTTTGCTTTTCAACTGCTGCGGGCAGGTATAACGATACTTTCTAATAATAAGTTTTCTAGAATGCATTTATTTTTGTACTTTTGCGCCCTCGAAATATGTCCCATCCTAATACTAATTAAAACGATAGGACTGTAGCAGGAAAAAGGAAAATGCAAGAAAAGAACGACTCTAGAATCCGCAAAGTAAAAAGTATTTTGGTTACTTTACCAAAACCTGAAACAGAAAAATCTCCTTACTATGATTTGGCCAAAAAACACAACTTAAAAGTTGATTTTAGGTCTTTTATTCACGTTGAAGGTGTACCCGCAAGAGACTTTAGAAAGGATAAGATTAACCTGGCGGATTTTACGGCGGTAATTTTTACCAGCCGTAACGCAGCAGATCATTTTTTTAGAATCTGTGAAGAAATGCGTTATGAGGTGCCAGCAGAATTGAAATATTTCTGTCTTTCTGAAACCATTGCTTTGTATCTGCAGAAGTACATTCAGTATAGGAAGCGTAAAATCTTTTTTGGTAAACAAACTGCAGCAGACTTAGCAGAGGTGTTAAAGAAGCATGCAAATGAGAAATTTTTATATCCTTGCTCTGACATGGCTACCGAAGACACAATGAAGTTTTTGGAAAAAAGCGGGTATGATTTTACACCTGCAGTTTTGTTTAAAACAGTAGTGAGCGATCTATCTGATTTAGCTGAAGTGTTCTATGATGTTATTGCATTTTTTAGTCCGTCAAGTATTCAGTCGTTATTTAAAAATTTCCCCGACTTTAAACAAAATAATACCCGAATTGCTGCTTTTGGAACTAACACGAGTAAGGCTTGTACCGATATGGATCTGATAGTGGATATTGCTGCGCCAACCCCAGGCGTTCCATCTATGACCATGGCTATTGAAAATTACATCAAAATATCTAATAAATAATACACTAAATAATTTATTTTAAGTCAATAATAAAATGCGTAACTTTACTAATAAGAGCGTTACGCGTATTATTGCGCAAAATATAAGACTGTTGGAGAAATGTTAATCTAACTTTAATTGCCTTTGCGTAATGATTTAACGTAAAATATTTGCTTTTGTTGATAATTTCAGTGATTTTTGATAAAATTGCTCCTAATCGTGCTGTGCACACTATAAAGAATATGAAGAAAATCTACCTTCTAGCTATTGTAGGTATAACTGTAATGCTAGCAAGCTGTGGTCATGGCGGCCAGGGTGAGCTGGTTGGCGCTTATAACCGAAAATTTAAAAACGATAGAATCCCACTAGGAATGGTTTATGTGCCACCAGGGCATACCCCACTTGGAGGTTCGGATGAAGATATTACTTTCTCTCAGAACGGGCCAAGTAAAATGGTTACCATTAGTGCGTTCTTTATGGACCAGACCGAGATTTCCAATGCAGAATACCGCCAGTTTACCAACTGGGTGCGCGATTCGATTGCAATTGTGATGATGGGCAACCCTCAACAATTTATGGTTACGCCTAAAGGAAATGCCGCAAATGCTGTTGGTGGGGAGAAATACATCGACTGGCGGAAAGTTGGACCAAACGGTGCCAACATTTGGCGCAATAAAGGTAGGGGCGCAGCAGCTGCCCAAGTGAGTCAACTAGATGGGATGTATTATTCAGGTTTAGATGCCCTTCCAGGAAAAAAAGAATTAGATGTTCGTAAATTCGAATATTCTTATGCCGAATTAAATATGGAGAAAGCTGCTCTAGGGCATAAAGATCCAAACAGCAAACGCCAGGATTATATCGATCGTTATACCGTTGCTATTTATCCTGATACAATGGTTTGGAAAACAGATTATTCTTACTCACAAAATGACCCAATGGTGCGTGGTTATTACAATCACCCTTCATATGATGATTATCCTGTAGTTGGCGTAAGTTGGGAACAGGCAAAAGCATTCTCTCATTGGAGAACCAGGCTATATGATGGCGTTGCGACAGCAAGAAAATTGCCTGTAGGATCCAGATCAGATTATAGATTACCGGCCGAAACTGAATTTGAATATGCAGCAAGAGGTGGCAATACAAAAACCAAATACCCTTGGGGCGGTCCTTACATTAGAAATACAAAAGGTTGTTTACAGGCTAACTTTAAACCAGGGCGTGGCGATTATTCGAGCGACGGTGGTATTTATACAGTAGGCGTTAGATCGTATTTCCCTAATGATTATGGTTTGTACAACATGGCAGGTAATGTTTCTGAATGGACATTAACCGCTTACAATAAAGGTGCAAGCCCATTACTGCACGATTTGAACCCGAATTTTACATACGATGCTGGTGCAACCGACAGCAAATACAAAAAACGTAAAGTAGTAAAAGGTGGTTCGTGGAAAGACACCGGCTATTTTCTACAAAACGCTGTAGCAACATACGAATATCAGGATACACAAAGATCATATATTGGTTTCAGATGCGTTTCATCTTATCCTGGTACCGACCTAAGACATTAAACCAAACAAACTAAAAACTTAAGAAAAACATCAAAATTTTATGGCAGCAAAGAAACAACCAGGCTGGTTACACGTAGCGATTTCATGGGGAGCAAGTATTGTAATTATCGGAGCGTTATTTAAAATTCTACACATTGGTGGAATTGTAGGTAGTTATATGATCGGGCTTGGTCTTGGAATAGAGGCGATTTTATTCTTTTTAACCGGATTCTTTCCACCTGAGCCAGAACCAGCTTGGGAAAGAGTATATCCTGAATTAAAAGCAGATTTTAAAGGGGAGTTGCCAACGGCATCAGCAAGACCAGTTGCAGCATCAGCATCAAACACGGCAGCTTTAGATAAAATGTTATCAGATGCTAAAATCGGTCCTGAACTGATTGAAAGTTTAGGTTCTGGTTTACGTACGTTTGGTGATAAAGTGGCAACGATTTCTAATGTTGCAGATGCATCTACAGCAACTAATGAATTTACCGGAAAAATTAAAACAGCTTCAGCTGGTTTCGATAATTTAAGTGCATCTTTTGATAAAGCTACCGCTAATTTGAAAGCAATGGGCGAGAGCACTGTAGATTCTCAGGCTTACCATGATCAGGTTAACAATTTAGCCAAAAATTTATCAGCTTTAAATGCGGTATACGAATTAGAATTGCAAGATTCTAGCGCGCATCTAAAATCGATGAATAAATTCTATTCAAACTTATCATTAACCATGCAAAACTTTAACGAATCGATGGAAGATTCGAAGCAGTTTAAAGAAGAGGTGAATAAGCTGGCTAAAAACTTATCATCGCTTAATGCAATTTATGGCAATATGTTATCGGCTATGAACGGCCCACGTGTATAATTTGTTTAGTTTTTAATTTTTAAAGGAAAAGCTACATCAAACATGGCAGGCGGAAAAGAAACAACAAGGCAGCGGATGATCAATATCATGTATTTGGTATTGTTGGCTATGCTCGCCTTAAACGTATCAGATACCATTTTAGATGCATTCAAAAATATCAACGATAGTTTGGATACTTCTAAAAACAATGTAAATACAAGTATTAATCAGTTATTTTCTGCCTTCGAAAATTCGAAGTTGAAAGAAGAGCCAGCCCGTGCACAGCCAATTTACGATAAGGCAAAACAAGCACAGAAGGCTGCTGATGATTTGAATAATTATATTGAAAGCATTAAGAAAGAATTTACCCAGGCAGGTGATGGAATTGATCCGGAAACTGAAGATTTGGTAAATAGATCAAATCAGGATATTGCACAGAATATCATGATTAATCAAAAGAAAGCAGATGAGTTGAAAAAGAGAATTAACGCCACACGCGAAAAATTAATCTCTTTATTAGATCCTGCTGATCGGGCAAATGTTTCATTCTCTCTTGAGGCTAAAGATTCGGCAAGAAAAAGAAAAGGAAACTGGCAGGAAACTTACTTTGGTGAGGGAACGCCCTTAACTGCTGCGATGACGATTTTAACCAAACTGCAAACAGATACCAAAAATGCTGAAGCAGAAGTAGTTAAAAAATTATTCGGAAATATGGATAAAGCACAGGTTAATTTGGATCAGTTTGCAGCAGTTGCAGTAGCACCTACTTCTTATGTAATTCAAGGTCAACCATATACTGCTGAAGTATTTTTAACAGCCAGCGATTCGAGATCAACTCCTGATATTACCGTTAATGGAAGTAAATTATCGGTTAAAGATGGTAAAGGAACTTATAGCGGCGGTACAAGTAGTGTTGGTCAGTTTACCTGGGTAGGTACTGTACGTGTTCGCCAAACTGATGGTCAGGTAAAGGAATACAAAACTCAACCACAAACTTATCAGGTAGCGAAACCATCTGCATCTGTTTCTTCAACAAAATTGAATGTAATTTATGCAGGTATTGCTAATCCATTTACAGTATCGGCGGCAGGTTTCCCACTAGAAAGCGTTCGTGCTTCCATTTCAGGAGGTTCAATGTCTGGTGGTAACGGAAACTATAATGTTAACGTTCCGGGAAGCATGGTTGGTTCAGAAGTATCCATCAATGTATCAGCAAGTAATGCTGGTAAAACCATTAGCTTAGGTTCACAAAAATTCAGGATTAAAGCTATCCCCGCTCCAGTAGCTAAAGTTGGTGGCCGCGCTGGAGGTGATGTGGCTTCAGTACAGTTAAAAAGCGAAACTGAAATTGAAGCAGATCTGGATGATTTCCCTTTCGATGTTAAGTTTAAAATACAACGTTATAAGTTAACGATTATCAAACCTCGTTCTGATGCTGTTACCATTGCAGGTAGTGGTGGAAATTTCGCTGGTGCGGTTAAAGGTGCAATAAACTCAATTACACCAGGTACAAGGGTGTTTTTTGAAGATATTGTTTCTGTAGGGCCAGATGGTCGTCAAAGAATTTTGCCTTCATTAGCGTTTAGTGTAAAATAAAAAGAAGATGAAAAGGATTTTAAGTATTGCTATTTTAGTTTTGTTAACTACGTTTGCTTTTGCACAGAAAAAGCCAACCAGGTTAGCACCGAAAGCTGCACCAGTTGCTGCACCTCCTGTGGCAGATACCGTGAAAACCCCGGTTAAAACAGCTAAAAAGAAACTTAAGGTACCACCTAAAGATGGTTTTTATGCCCGTAAGGACATTGACAGTACTGAAATGGTTCCTTTGGCAGATGTAAGAGAAGAGGATGTTTTTTATGCAAAACGGATCTGGAGAGAGATTGACTTACGTGACACGGTTAACTCGGCCCTAAAATCGCCTAAATCCCGACTAATTGATGTATTAATTGCTGCAATTAAGAAAGACGAATTAACGGCATACTCGCCAATTGATAGTGCCTTGAACGAAGATGATGCTTTTCTTAACCCAATGTCGGCAGATTCTGCATCCAAATCGGCTTTAGGAACAGCAGAGGTTTCGAATAATAAAACCGGAACGGTTACTACTGTAGTTAATGATTTTAACCCAGAGTTATTCTTGAAATTCAGAATTAAAGAAGACTGGATTTTCGATACCAAACGTTCTGTTTTTGAGCCGCGCATTGTAGGTATTGCACCATTAAAATACAATGAAGTTTCTAAACAATGGCAGCCTGTATTTTGGGTGTATTATCCAGAGGCCAGGGAGATTTTAACGAAGAAACGTTTAATCAATACCAATAACGATGCTTCTTCACTGAGTTTCGATGATTTCTTTATCCGTCGCTTATTCAGCAGCTATATTGTAAAAGAGTCAAATCCTGGAGACAACAAGATCAGAGATATTATTACCGATCCCAGAGAAAGGTTGTACGAGTCAGAAAGGATTAAAAAATCTGTTCTTGATTACGAACAAGGTCTTTGGGAATACTAAAATATTAAAAGGCTTCGATAAAAATCGGAGCCTTTTTTGCTATATCATCATTTTGACTGTGGTGTTCTAAAAGAACTCCTTCAGAAAAGAAATCTTATTCCTCTTAAAAGAGCATCGCGATTAAAAATTATTCCTGGTTAAAATAAGCCTGAAGGGTAATCATCTGTTTTTTATTCAGCACTTCGGCCAGCTCTTTCTCAGTGGCTTCTTTAATTTTTTTAACCGATTTAAAATGGGTTAGCAGTTTATCTGCAGTAGTTTTGCCGATACCTTCAATCTGTTCGAGTTCTGTTTTAAGTGTCCCTTGATCGCGTTTCTTGCGGTGGAAGGTAATTCCAAAGCGGTGGGCCTCATCACGTAGCTGTTGGATCACTTTTAAAGTTTCCGATTTTTTATCCAGATACAAAGGATAGGAATCGCCCGGATAGAACAGTTCTTCCAAACGTTTGGCAATACCAATTACGGTAACTTTGTTTTCTATGCCCAATAACTTTAAACTCTTCACAGCCGATGAAAGCTGCCCTTTACCGCCATCAATAATGATAAGCTGAGGCAATGCCTGGTTCTCATCTAACATTCTCCTGTAGCGACGGAAAACGGCTTCTTCCATGGTAGCGAAATCGTTTGGGCCCTCTACTGTTTTCACATTAAAGTGGCGGTAGTCTTTTTTTGATGGTTTTGCATCTTTAAAAACAACTATTGCCGAAACCGGATATTTCCCTTGAAAGTTGGAGTTATCAAAACATTCTATATGTTTTGGAAGCTGTGTTAAACGCAGATCTTTCTGCATGGTCGTTAAAATACGATCGGTGCGTAAATCGGGATTTAACTTTTCGTATTGATTGAGTTTCTCTTTTTTGAAGAACAGTACATTCTTCTGCGAAAGTTCTAAGAGTTTTTTCTTTTCGCCCAGCTTAGGTACTGTAAATTTTAAACTTTCATCTTCCAATGAAGGCTCAAAAGGCACAATAATTTCTTTGGAGGTGCTGCTGAATTTCGTTCTGAACTCTAACATGGCCAAGGTTAAAATCTCATCGTCACTCTCGTCCAGTTGTTTTTTAACCTCAATGGTTTGCGTCTGAATAATTGTTCCATTCATCACCTTCAGGTAATTTACAAAAGCGTAACGTTCATCCGATGCAATACTGACTACATCAACATTGGTGATGGCACTATTTACCACAGTTGATTTGCTCTGGTATTTTTCCAGTACTTCTAATCTCCTTGCATATTGATGCGCCATTTCGAAGTTCAGGTTTTCTGATGCCGATTTAATAATCGCTTTAACCTCGCGAATTACATTTCCGATTTTACCATTCAGGATTTCTTTGATTTCACCTATATTTTTATCGTAGTCGGTTTCGGTCTGGTAATTCTGACAAGGACCTTTACAGTTGCCAATTTGATATTCCAGACAAACTTTAAATTTCCCTTCAGCTATATTTTTCTCTGTTAAGGGCAAACTGCAGGTACGTAGCGGATAGGTTTCTTTAATCAGATCTAAAATAGTATGCATCATGCCTATCGAGCCATAAGGACCAAAATAGGTGGAGCCATCTTTAATCACTTTCCTTGTCCAGTAAATTCGGGGATAATTCTCGTTTTTAACAATAATCCAGGGATAGGTTTTGTCGTCCTTTAGGTTGATGTTAAATTTTGGCTGATGTTTTTTAATTAAGCTATTTTCGAGGAGCCAGGCATCAATTTCAGTATCAACAATGGTGAAAGTAATTTTACGGATCTTGGATACCAGCACCCTCGTTTTGCCATTAAACTGGTTTCTGTCGCTATTAAAATAAGAACCCACACGGTTGCGCAGGTCTTTCGCCTTTCCAATATACATGAGCTTTCCATCAGCATCCCAATATTGGTAAACACCGGGTTTATGTGGAATTGCGGTTAATGCTGTTTTATGGTCGAAACTGCTCATGAGAAATTAAAGGAGCAAATATGCTGATTTTAATAAAGAATAATATTTGGCATGAAATCAAAATCCTTTTTATTATAAGTAAACAGATCAATTTTATTTACAATTGCTGTTGCCCCTATAATTGCATCTGGAATTTGAAGGTGATGACTTAGCCTGAAGTTTTCGATAAGTTCAATAGATTTCTGGGATATATAGCTGTCAAAATGGATGATGTCGTAATACTTGATCTTTTTCTTCATCTGCGCTAGCTCTACTTTATTTCCCATGCCCTGTAAAAGTTCCATTGTTGTAATGGATGAGAGCAGAATGTTTTTGAAACCTATTTCCTCCAATACTTCGATGGTTGAGGTGTTACCATTGAAAGCATGTATTAGAATATTGGTATCGCACAAAATCATAATTATCTTTTACGATCCCATGCTTTATCCCTTATATCTTCTATATTTCTAGGTGAATCTTTCCAAATGCCAAAAAGCTCTTTAGGATTGAGTGCCTTATCACCCTTTAATATATTGGACTTAAGATCCTTCTGCGAAGAAATTATCTTAATATTTTTTAAGTTCATAGTCTGAAATAAAGAAAGAAGTTTTTCCATCTCATCAAAATTTGATATTTCTAGTGTAACTCTCATTATATTTCAATTTCTATTACAAATTTAATATTTATCTCCAATAGTTTAGGTGAAAACTTTTCGCTTGATTATAGAACCTAAAAACCCAATTTCTCATCCAATTCGGTTGTACCTTCTTCCTGCTGCTGGTATTGGTTGCAATCGAATGTGATGGAAACACCAGATTTTGGTGCCTCGAAATCAGCATGACTAATTTTTAAGGCCGGATTGGCATATACTCTTTTGATAAAACCAGCAAAAATTGGTAGCGCGGTATTGGCACCTTCACCCTGGTTGGTACTGATAAAGTGGAATGCCCTATCTTCACAACCCGTCCAGATACCGGTTACCAGTTGAGGAGTAATAGCCATAAACCAACCATCGGAGTTATTTTGAGTGGTACCAGTTTTCGCCCCGATTGGTGCATTAACTTTATATTTATAATTCAATCTCGATCCTGTTCCGTTGGTTACTACACCCTTAAGCATCCTCGTCATTACATAAGCCACTTCCTCACTCATAATCGGTTTGGGTATTTCTTTCTGAGAAAACAACACCACACCATTTTTATCTTCAATTCTCAATAAATAAATCGGTTTAGTGTAAGTCCCTTTGTTTGCAAAAGCGCCATAAGCGCCTACCATATTGTAAACAGATGAATCGAAAGTACCTAAACAGATAGAAGGAAACGCCGGAACATTAGGAATCCCCATTTTGGTGGCTAAGGTAGATACTGCAACGGGGCCAACCTGTTTCATTAAATAAGCGGTAACATAATTTTGAGAGTAGGCCAGGGCTTTTTGCAGGGTAATACTCCCCGGTAGTGGTTTTCCTGAGTTTCTTGGCGTCCATGGCTCTCCATAACCGTCAATGGTTACGGGAACGTTTGGTACAGTATAACATGGAGAATAACCATTTTCGATCGCAACAGCATAGGTAAAAGGTTTTGCTGTCGAACCCACCTGTCTGGTTCCCATTTTAACCTGGTCGTATTTAAAATGCTCGTAATTAATCCCGCCAACCCACGCTTTTACGTGGCCATTAGTTGGGTCCATCGTCATCATGGCATTACGCAAAAGCATTTTGTAATAACGTACAGAATCAATAGGTTTCATTACCGTATCAATATTACCCTTCCAGGTAAAAATGCTCATTTCGGTTTTGGTGTTAAAATCATCTTTAATTTCGTCGTCCGATTTGCCTTCCAATTTTAACGATTTATAACGGTCAGAACGTTTAACACCTTGTTCAATCTGTAAAGCTTTATCCTTAAACGGGTTTCTGCCTTTCCAACTGGCAATAAACTGCGCTTGCAGTACTTTCATGTATTCTTTTTGCGCTTCTTCGGCATATACCTGCATGTCATAATTCAACGTGGTATAAATTTTCAAACCATCCCGGTCTAAATCATAAGGTGTACCATCGGGTTTGGTAATCGACTGTTCCTGAAAAATATTTTTAATATCATTCTTTAATACCGAACGGAAGTATGGTGCAATACCATCGTTAACAGTTGCTGCATTAAAATGCAAGTTTAAAGGTTTATCTTTTTGCTCATCAAATTCCTGTTGGGTTAGCAACTCAGATTTAACCATCATAGCCATTACGGTATTTCTACGGTCTCTAGAGCGCTCAGGATGACGCGTTGGCGAATACATGGTTATCCCTTTTTGCATACCTACTAAGGTTGCTGCCTGGGTTAAGGTTAATTTATCGGGAGTGGTATTGAAATAAACCCTTGCCGCCGATTTAATGCCATAAGCCTGGTTACCAAAATCGACTGTATTTAAATACATGGTAATAATTTCTTCTTTGGTATAGTTGCGCTCTAATTTAACGGCGACAATCCACTCTTTAAATTTGGTTAATACCAGGGAGAAAAAATTTAGGTTCGATTCTCTTGGGAAAAGATTTTTAGCCAATTGCTGCGTAATGGTACTTGCACCTTGTTTTTTACCGATTAAATTATAACCGATAATGGTGAAGGTACGTTTAAAATCTATGCCCGAGTGTTCTTTAAAACGGGTATCTTCTGTCGCAATCAACCCGTTAATCACATTTTCAGAAATATCTTTATAAGTAACATTCGATCTGTTCTGAACAAAATAAGTGCCTAACGGACGGCCATCCTCAGCAATAATTTCTGAAGCCTGATTGCTTTTTGGGTGTTCGATATCCCTGAAAGAAGGGAGTGCACCAAAAAGGCCTAAGCCGATCATCGAAATGAAAATCGCAAAAAGAGCTATCCCCCCAATCAGTATTTTCCAGATAACTAAACTATATCTTTTTGTTTCTTGTGCAGAAAGAGACTTATTCATTTTGTGTTGTATTTTCCATTAATCTTCAGAATAGAAGATTTTGGATGCAAATTTATTAATTTTTTATAGAATAGGTTTTTCGCTATTAGCTTAAACCATGTTCCTTACTTGTAATTGTCTTTTAAAAACTCCAGATATTCGTTAATACGCGAACGGTCTGTTAGTTTTTCGAAGTTTTCTTTACTGATGATAAAACCTTTATATAAGTTGGCCGGCACTTTCATAATGTTCTTTAACTGGCCTGTAATGCTCGATTCGTAAAGTTTGGCATCTTCCAAGTCGATAAAACTGGTAATATAA
Encoded proteins:
- a CDS encoding type II toxin-antitoxin system VapC family toxin, translating into MILCDTNILIHAFNGNTSTIEVLEEIGFKNILLSSITTMELLQGMGNKVELAQMKKKIKYYDIIHFDSYISQKSIELIENFRLSHHLQIPDAIIGATAIVNKIDLFTYNKKDFDFMPNIILY
- a CDS encoding transglycosylase domain-containing protein; the encoded protein is MNKSLSAQETKRYSLVIWKILIGGIALFAIFISMIGLGLFGALPSFRDIEHPKSNQASEIIAEDGRPLGTYFVQNRSNVTYKDISENVINGLIATEDTRFKEHSGIDFKRTFTIIGYNLIGKKQGASTITQQLAKNLFPRESNLNFFSLVLTKFKEWIVAVKLERNYTKEEIITMYLNTVDFGNQAYGIKSAARVYFNTTPDKLTLTQAATLVGMQKGITMYSPTRHPERSRDRRNTVMAMMVKSELLTQQEFDEQKDKPLNLHFNAATVNDGIAPYFRSVLKNDIKNIFQEQSITKPDGTPYDLDRDGLKIYTTLNYDMQVYAEEAQKEYMKVLQAQFIASWKGRNPFKDKALQIEQGVKRSDRYKSLKLEGKSDDEIKDDFNTKTEMSIFTWKGNIDTVMKPIDSVRYYKMLLRNAMMTMDPTNGHVKAWVGGINYEHFKYDQVKMGTRQVGSTAKPFTYAVAIENGYSPCYTVPNVPVTIDGYGEPWTPRNSGKPLPGSITLQKALAYSQNYVTAYLMKQVGPVAVSTLATKMGIPNVPAFPSICLGTFDSSVYNMVGAYGAFANKGTYTKPIYLLRIEDKNGVVLFSQKEIPKPIMSEEVAYVMTRMLKGVVTNGTGSRLNYKYKVNAPIGAKTGTTQNNSDGWFMAITPQLVTGIWTGCEDRAFHFISTNQGEGANTALPIFAGFIKRVYANPALKISHADFEAPKSGVSITFDCNQYQQQEEGTTELDEKLGF